From one Coffea eugenioides isolate CCC68of chromosome 11, Ceug_1.0, whole genome shotgun sequence genomic stretch:
- the LOC113754257 gene encoding E3 ubiquitin-protein ligase AIRP2-like, which translates to MWQNKPQKSSFGDSIKALEADIQHANYLAAALPRDSGQGCFQMKVSYSPLAALLLFLTEWMDCLPRCLGLFHILVYKVYVDGMPKISSQERRASLREFYAVIYPSLKQLEGALKELMEDRYKRAQCSDVLSDEETEATHKGPQRDDECGICLETGSQVVLPYCGHSMCLSYDWLVRSPSCPFCRGSLKRVSSGDLWILMGNCDVVDTITLAKENLRQFYLYMEKLPLPVTVPDNGYLSFDYMV; encoded by the exons ATGTGGCAAAATAAGCCTCAGAAATCTTCTTTCGGAGATTCCATCAAAGCCCTTGAAGCTGACATCCAACATGCCAATTATCT GGCAGCTGCTCTCCCACGAGATTCAGGTCAGGGATGTTTTCAGATGAAAGTCTCGTACAGCCCTCTTGCTGCGTTGCTGCTTTTTCTGACAGAGTGGATGGACTGCCTACCAAGGTGTTTAGGCCTCTTTCACATACTTGTGTATAAG GTATATGTGGATGGTATGCCAAAGATATCCTCACAAGAGAGGAGAGCCAGCTTGAGAGAATTCTATG CTGTTATTTATCCCTCCTTGAAGCAACTTGAGGGAGCTTTGAAGGAATTGATGGAGGACAGGTACAAAAGAGCGCAATGCTCTGACGTCTTAAGCGATGAGGAGACGGAAGCAACTCATAAAGGTCCACAAAGAGACGATGAATGTGGCATATGCTTGGAAACAGGTTCCCAGGTTGTCTTGCCCTATTGTGGCCACTCCATGTGTCTATCGTACGATT GGTTGGTTCGATCTCCATCCTGCCCTTTTTGCCGGGGCAGCTTGAAGAGAGTGAGCTCTGGAGACTTGTGGATTCTGATGGGCAACTGTGATGTTGTGGATACCATTACCCTTGCAAAAGAGAATTTGAGGCAGTTCTACCTTTACATGGAGAAACTGCCACTCCCGGTGACGGTGCCGGACAACGGTTATCTGTCTTTTGATTACATGGTTTAA
- the LOC113754148 gene encoding probable LRR receptor-like serine/threonine-protein kinase At1g67720 isoform X1, producing the protein MGSALQFILFFVCLTPAIVCQVTEFISIDCGGDKSFTDPSTGLVWNSDTGIMAHGKSVEVKNTNGNPLQYSTRREFPIDNKKYCYTLKTEERRRYIVRATFLYGSSETEEPYPKFQLFLDATKWSTVSVADDSRVYVKEMIVRAPSYSIDVCLCCATTGFPFISTIELRPLNLSMYATDYEDDFYLKVAARVNFGALSKDDIRYPDDPYDRIWESDLAKRQNYLVGVAPGTERISTAKYVDTNTREYPPVKVMQTAVVGTMGRLSYRLNLEDFPANARAYAYFAEIQDLAENETRKFRMEQPYTDYSNAIVNIAENANGSYTLYEPSYMNVTLDFVLSFSFVETRDSSRGPLLNAIEISRYVQIAAKTDDKDVSTLNVIRSMSTESDWTDEQGDPCIPTPWEWVNCSDTVPPRITIIFLSGKNVKGEIPSDLKNMEGLTELWLDGNFFTGPIPDLSNLVNLKILHFENNKLTGPVPSYIGSLPSLKEIYVQNNSLSGEIPASLLTGKQIFRYEGNAHLRRGEKSKRHYKLVLGISVGLLAILFVLFMGSLLLLRYIRVKRSYHKFDDKGNSLRNSTKPSTHYSITRGGSLMDERVACYFSSTEIEEATDRFSRKIGKGSFGPVYYGKLKDGKEVAVKIMADSSSHGTRQFVTEVALLSRIHHRNLVPLIGYCEEEHQRMLVYEYMHNGTLRDHINGSDHEKHLDWLARLQIAEDAAKGLEYLHTGCNPTIIHRDVKTSNILLDNNMRAKVSDFGLSRQAEEDLTHISSVARGTVGYLDPEYYANQQLTEKSDVYSFGVVLLELISGRKPVSFEEYGTEWSIVHWARSLVRKGDVISIVDSTLLGMVKMESVWRIAEVAIQCVEQHSSSRPRMQGIILAIQDAIKIEKGTDKLSSAGSSKGQSSRKTLLTSFLDIESPDLSKDSLVPSAR; encoded by the exons ATGGGATCTGCTTTACAAttcattcttttctttgtttgcttAACTCCAGCAATCGTGTGCCAGGTTACAG AATTCATTAGTATAGATTGTGGAGGCGACAAAAGTTTCACTGATCCCAGTACAGGCTTAGTATGGAACTCGGATACTGGAATTATGGCTCATGGAAAATCGGTGGAAGTGAAAAACACAAATGGAAACCCGCTCCAGTACAGCACAAGGAGAGAGTTTCCTATAGACAACAAGAAGTATTGCTACACTTTAAAAACTGAAGAAAGAAGGCGATATATTGTTCGAGCAACATTTCTGTATGGCAGCTCTGAAACTGAGGAACCATAccccaaatttcagcttttcttGGATGCGACAAAGTGGTCAACTGTATCAGTGGCTGACGACTCTCGAGTATATGTTAAGGAAATGATCGTACGGGCACCTTCGTATTCCATTGATGTATGCTTGTGCTGTGCAACCACGGGATTTCCATTCATCTCCACTATTGAGCTGAGGCCGCTGAATCTATCGATGTATGCCACAGACTATGAAGATGATTTCTACTTAAAAGTGGCAGCAAGAGTCAATTTTGGGGCTTTGAGCAAGGATGACATAAG GTATCCAGATGATCCTTATGACCGCATATGGGAATCTGATCTGGCAAAGAGGCAAAACTATCTCGTAGGGGTAGCTCCTGGCACAGAAAGAATCAGCACGGCGAAGTACGTTGACACCAACACAAGGGAATACCCGCCTGTAAAAGTGATGCAAACTGCAGTTGTTGGCACAATGGGGAGGCTTAGTTACAGATTAAATCTAGAAGATTTCCCAGCTAACGCCCGAGCTTACGCCTATTTTGCAGAAATCCAAGACTTGGCAGAAAATGAAACTCGAAAATTTCGAATGGAGCAACCTTATACTGATTACAGTAATGCAATTGTGAATATAGCAGAAAATGCAAATGGCAGTTACACGCTTTACGAGCCAAGTTACATGAATGTCACACTGGATTTTGTGTTGTCATTCTCCTTTGTTGAAACCAGGGATTCCTCTCGGGGACCACTACTTAATGCCATCGAAATAAGCAGATATGTACAGATAGCTGCAAAGACGGATGACAAAGATG TGAGCACTCTCAACGTCATTCGATCAATGTCCACAGAAAGTGATTGGACAGATGAACAAGGCGATCCTTGTATTCCAACGCCATGGGAATGGGTGAATTGCAGTGATACTGTACCACCAAGAATTACAATAAT CTTCCTTTCAGGTAAGAATGTTAAAGGTGAAATTCCGTCAGACCTCAAGAACATGGAAGGCCTGACAGAGTT ATGGCTGGATGGCAACTTTTTCACTGGTCCTATCCCTGATCTGAGTAACCTTGTCAATCTTAAAATTCT GCATTTTGAGAACAACAAGCTGACAGGTCCAGTACCTTCTTATATTGGAAGTTTGCCAAGTTTGAAAGAAAT ATATGTCCAGAACAACTCCTTGAGTGGGGAAATACCTGCATCATTGTTGACAGGAAAACAAATTTTTAG ATACGAAGGCAATGCTCATTTAAGACGGGGGGAAAAGAGCAAGAGGCATTACAAATTGGTGCTTGGAATTTCAGTTGGGTTGCTAGCAATTCTTTTTGTCCTTTTCATGGGAAGCTTACTTCTACTACGTTACATTAGAGTAAAAAGATCTTATCACAAATTTGACGATAAAG GTAATTCTTTGCGAAATAGCACCAAGCCATCGACTCACTACTCAATTACACGGGGTGGGTCTCTAATGGATGAAAGGGTGGCGTGCTATTTTTCCTCAACTGAAATTGAAGAAGCAACCGATAGGTTCtcaaggaaaattggaaaaggaAGTTTTGGACCAGTATATTATGGGAAACTGAAGGATGGAAAGGAGGTAGCAGTCAAGATCATGGCTGATTCGTCAAGTCATGGGACCAGACAATTTGTTACCGAG GTTGCCCTCTTGTCAAGGATCCATCATCGAAACTTGGTTCCATTAATAGGATACTGTGAGGAAGAACACCAGCGCATGCTTGTCTATGAATACATGCACAATGGAACCTTGCGGGATCATATAAATG GTTCTGACCACGAGAAGCATTTAGACTGGTTAGCACGTCTTCAGATTGCAGAAGATGCAGCTAAAG GACTTGAGTATTTACACACTGGATGCAACCCCACAATTATTCATCGGGATGTGAAAACAAGCAATATTCTTCTAGACAACAATATGAGAGCTAAAGTATCTGACTTTGGACTTTCAAGGCAAGCTGAAGAAGATTTAACACATATATCCAGTGTGGCACGAGGAACAGTAGGGTACCTTGATCCTGA GTACTATGCAAATCAGCAATTAACAGAAAAAAGTGATGTTTACAGTTTTGGTGTTGTTCTTTTGGAACTCATCTCTGGAAGGAAGCCCGTTTCATTCGAGGAATATGGAACTGAATGGAGCATTGTCCACTGG GCAAGGTCGTTGGTTCGAAAAGGAGATGTGATTAGCATTGTAGATTCTACATTATTAGGAATGGTAAAAATGGAATCTGTGTGGAGAATAGCAGAAGTTGCAATCCAGTGTGTGGAACAGCATAGTTCTTCACGGCCAAGAATGCAGGGAATCATATTGGCCATACAAGACGCAATCAAGATTGAAAAAGGAACTGATAAACTATCTTCAGCAGGAAGTTCAAAAGGACAATCTTCAAGGAAAACACTGTTAACAAGCTTTCTTGATATCGAAAGCCCAGACCTTTCTAAGGATTCCCTTGTCCCATCTGCTAGATAG
- the LOC113754148 gene encoding probable LRR receptor-like serine/threonine-protein kinase At1g67720 isoform X2 yields the protein MGSALQFILFFVCLTPAIVCQVTGLVWNSDTGIMAHGKSVEVKNTNGNPLQYSTRREFPIDNKKYCYTLKTEERRRYIVRATFLYGSSETEEPYPKFQLFLDATKWSTVSVADDSRVYVKEMIVRAPSYSIDVCLCCATTGFPFISTIELRPLNLSMYATDYEDDFYLKVAARVNFGALSKDDIRYPDDPYDRIWESDLAKRQNYLVGVAPGTERISTAKYVDTNTREYPPVKVMQTAVVGTMGRLSYRLNLEDFPANARAYAYFAEIQDLAENETRKFRMEQPYTDYSNAIVNIAENANGSYTLYEPSYMNVTLDFVLSFSFVETRDSSRGPLLNAIEISRYVQIAAKTDDKDVSTLNVIRSMSTESDWTDEQGDPCIPTPWEWVNCSDTVPPRITIIFLSGKNVKGEIPSDLKNMEGLTELWLDGNFFTGPIPDLSNLVNLKILHFENNKLTGPVPSYIGSLPSLKEIYVQNNSLSGEIPASLLTGKQIFRYEGNAHLRRGEKSKRHYKLVLGISVGLLAILFVLFMGSLLLLRYIRVKRSYHKFDDKGNSLRNSTKPSTHYSITRGGSLMDERVACYFSSTEIEEATDRFSRKIGKGSFGPVYYGKLKDGKEVAVKIMADSSSHGTRQFVTEVALLSRIHHRNLVPLIGYCEEEHQRMLVYEYMHNGTLRDHINGSDHEKHLDWLARLQIAEDAAKGLEYLHTGCNPTIIHRDVKTSNILLDNNMRAKVSDFGLSRQAEEDLTHISSVARGTVGYLDPEYYANQQLTEKSDVYSFGVVLLELISGRKPVSFEEYGTEWSIVHWARSLVRKGDVISIVDSTLLGMVKMESVWRIAEVAIQCVEQHSSSRPRMQGIILAIQDAIKIEKGTDKLSSAGSSKGQSSRKTLLTSFLDIESPDLSKDSLVPSAR from the exons ATGGGATCTGCTTTACAAttcattcttttctttgtttgcttAACTCCAGCAATCGTGTGCCAGGTTACAG GCTTAGTATGGAACTCGGATACTGGAATTATGGCTCATGGAAAATCGGTGGAAGTGAAAAACACAAATGGAAACCCGCTCCAGTACAGCACAAGGAGAGAGTTTCCTATAGACAACAAGAAGTATTGCTACACTTTAAAAACTGAAGAAAGAAGGCGATATATTGTTCGAGCAACATTTCTGTATGGCAGCTCTGAAACTGAGGAACCATAccccaaatttcagcttttcttGGATGCGACAAAGTGGTCAACTGTATCAGTGGCTGACGACTCTCGAGTATATGTTAAGGAAATGATCGTACGGGCACCTTCGTATTCCATTGATGTATGCTTGTGCTGTGCAACCACGGGATTTCCATTCATCTCCACTATTGAGCTGAGGCCGCTGAATCTATCGATGTATGCCACAGACTATGAAGATGATTTCTACTTAAAAGTGGCAGCAAGAGTCAATTTTGGGGCTTTGAGCAAGGATGACATAAG GTATCCAGATGATCCTTATGACCGCATATGGGAATCTGATCTGGCAAAGAGGCAAAACTATCTCGTAGGGGTAGCTCCTGGCACAGAAAGAATCAGCACGGCGAAGTACGTTGACACCAACACAAGGGAATACCCGCCTGTAAAAGTGATGCAAACTGCAGTTGTTGGCACAATGGGGAGGCTTAGTTACAGATTAAATCTAGAAGATTTCCCAGCTAACGCCCGAGCTTACGCCTATTTTGCAGAAATCCAAGACTTGGCAGAAAATGAAACTCGAAAATTTCGAATGGAGCAACCTTATACTGATTACAGTAATGCAATTGTGAATATAGCAGAAAATGCAAATGGCAGTTACACGCTTTACGAGCCAAGTTACATGAATGTCACACTGGATTTTGTGTTGTCATTCTCCTTTGTTGAAACCAGGGATTCCTCTCGGGGACCACTACTTAATGCCATCGAAATAAGCAGATATGTACAGATAGCTGCAAAGACGGATGACAAAGATG TGAGCACTCTCAACGTCATTCGATCAATGTCCACAGAAAGTGATTGGACAGATGAACAAGGCGATCCTTGTATTCCAACGCCATGGGAATGGGTGAATTGCAGTGATACTGTACCACCAAGAATTACAATAAT CTTCCTTTCAGGTAAGAATGTTAAAGGTGAAATTCCGTCAGACCTCAAGAACATGGAAGGCCTGACAGAGTT ATGGCTGGATGGCAACTTTTTCACTGGTCCTATCCCTGATCTGAGTAACCTTGTCAATCTTAAAATTCT GCATTTTGAGAACAACAAGCTGACAGGTCCAGTACCTTCTTATATTGGAAGTTTGCCAAGTTTGAAAGAAAT ATATGTCCAGAACAACTCCTTGAGTGGGGAAATACCTGCATCATTGTTGACAGGAAAACAAATTTTTAG ATACGAAGGCAATGCTCATTTAAGACGGGGGGAAAAGAGCAAGAGGCATTACAAATTGGTGCTTGGAATTTCAGTTGGGTTGCTAGCAATTCTTTTTGTCCTTTTCATGGGAAGCTTACTTCTACTACGTTACATTAGAGTAAAAAGATCTTATCACAAATTTGACGATAAAG GTAATTCTTTGCGAAATAGCACCAAGCCATCGACTCACTACTCAATTACACGGGGTGGGTCTCTAATGGATGAAAGGGTGGCGTGCTATTTTTCCTCAACTGAAATTGAAGAAGCAACCGATAGGTTCtcaaggaaaattggaaaaggaAGTTTTGGACCAGTATATTATGGGAAACTGAAGGATGGAAAGGAGGTAGCAGTCAAGATCATGGCTGATTCGTCAAGTCATGGGACCAGACAATTTGTTACCGAG GTTGCCCTCTTGTCAAGGATCCATCATCGAAACTTGGTTCCATTAATAGGATACTGTGAGGAAGAACACCAGCGCATGCTTGTCTATGAATACATGCACAATGGAACCTTGCGGGATCATATAAATG GTTCTGACCACGAGAAGCATTTAGACTGGTTAGCACGTCTTCAGATTGCAGAAGATGCAGCTAAAG GACTTGAGTATTTACACACTGGATGCAACCCCACAATTATTCATCGGGATGTGAAAACAAGCAATATTCTTCTAGACAACAATATGAGAGCTAAAGTATCTGACTTTGGACTTTCAAGGCAAGCTGAAGAAGATTTAACACATATATCCAGTGTGGCACGAGGAACAGTAGGGTACCTTGATCCTGA GTACTATGCAAATCAGCAATTAACAGAAAAAAGTGATGTTTACAGTTTTGGTGTTGTTCTTTTGGAACTCATCTCTGGAAGGAAGCCCGTTTCATTCGAGGAATATGGAACTGAATGGAGCATTGTCCACTGG GCAAGGTCGTTGGTTCGAAAAGGAGATGTGATTAGCATTGTAGATTCTACATTATTAGGAATGGTAAAAATGGAATCTGTGTGGAGAATAGCAGAAGTTGCAATCCAGTGTGTGGAACAGCATAGTTCTTCACGGCCAAGAATGCAGGGAATCATATTGGCCATACAAGACGCAATCAAGATTGAAAAAGGAACTGATAAACTATCTTCAGCAGGAAGTTCAAAAGGACAATCTTCAAGGAAAACACTGTTAACAAGCTTTCTTGATATCGAAAGCCCAGACCTTTCTAAGGATTCCCTTGTCCCATCTGCTAGATAG
- the LOC113753080 gene encoding E3 ubiquitin-protein ligase AIRP2-like, with amino-acid sequence MEMMYYQLGRSSYHDSLKVLEADIQHANALAAEIPRAKGGARLQMKLVYNHLAPLFLFLLQWMDCSCTCLLPRYLNLFHVLIYKVYTDGRPRISRHGRKATVNDFYAIILPSLQRLHGDLVEVDDATERNCALKNIGKKRLEGGTGFTNFDLEREDECGICLEPCTKMVLPNCCHAMCINCYRDWNTRSESCPFCRGSIKRVKSRDLWVLTCSDDVVDADTVSKEDLLRFYLYINSLPKDSPDALFLMYYEYLI; translated from the exons ATGGAGATGATGTATTATCAGCTGGGGAGGTCTTCATATCATGATTCCCTTAAAGTTCTGGAGGCTGATATACAGCACGCTAATGCTCT GGCTGCTGAAATTCCTAGAGCAAAAGGCGGAGCGCGCCTTCAAATGAAGTTAGTTTACAATCACTTAGCACCTCTCTTTCTGTTCTTACTTCAATGGATGGATTGTTCCTGCACATGTCTGCTTCCAAGATATCTAAATCTTTTCCATGTACTTATCTATAAG GTTTACACAGATGGGAGACCAAGAATATCTAGACATGGAAGGAAAGCAACTGTTAATGACTTCTACG CAATTATACTACCATCACTGCAGCGACTTCATGGAGACTTAGTAGAGGTTGATGATGCAACAGAAAGGAATTGTGCCCTTAAAAACATTGGCAAGAAACGACTGGAAGGCGGTACTGGATTTACCAACTTTGACTTGGAGAGGGAAGATGAATGTGGAATCTGCTTAGAGCCGTGTACCAAAATGGTGTTGCCTAACTGCTGTCATGCTATGTGCATCAATTGCTACCGCGATTG GAACACTAGGTCTGAATCTTGCCCGTTTTGTCGTGGTAGCATAAAGAGAGTCAAGTCGAGAGATTTATGGGTTCTTACCTGCAGTGATGATGTAGTCGACGCGGATACCGTCTCGAAAGAAGACTTGTTGCGTTTCTATCTGTACATTAACAGCCTGCCCAAGGACTCCCCTGATGCTCTATTCTTGATGTATTACGAGTATTTAATATGA